From a region of the Zingiber officinale cultivar Zhangliang chromosome 4B, Zo_v1.1, whole genome shotgun sequence genome:
- the LOC121974576 gene encoding protein BZR1 homolog 1-like — MTAGGGRQPTWKERENNKRRERRRRAIAAKIFTGLRATGNYKLPKHCDNNEVLKALCREAGWIVEEDGTTYRKGCKPPPPPPEPVVAGPSSSISPCSSPPLLSPLSSSFPSPAPSYHASPMTSSFPSPSRHDNIHNPSINPSHLLPFLQNLTSLPPLRISNSAPVTPPLSSPTASRPPKIQNLDNVFCHSLYAMSAPSSPTRGHHHVQPATIPECDESDASTVDSGWGASSQTAVPGSPTFNLVKPFGSMKGTAVLTSGGISEREQEGTEFEFENRWVKPWEGEKIHDVGPDDIQLTLGIGVATPK; from the exons ATGACGGCGGGAGGAGGGCGGCAGCCGACGTGGAAGGAGAGAGAAAACAACAAACGGAGGGAGCGGCGGCGACGGGCGATCGCGGCCAAGATCTTCACCGGGCTGCGGGCGACGGGGAACTACAAGCTCCCTAAGCACTGCGACAACAACGAGGTCCTCAAGGCCTTGTGCCGCGAGGCCGGGTGGATCGTCGAGGAGGACGGGACCACCTACCGGAAG GGCTGCAAGCCGCCACCACCACCTCCTGAACCTGTAGTTGCTGGTCCATCTTCAAGCATAAGTCCATGCTCCTCCCCCCCTCTGCTGAGTCCGCTCTCCTCATCTTTCCCAAGTCCCGCACCTTCCTACCATGCAAGCCCGATGACATCATCTTTCCCAAGCCCCAGTCGCCATGATAATATCCATAACCCCAGCATCAACCCTTCACATCTCCTCCCATTTCTCCAAAATCTCACCTCCCTTCCTCCGCTTCGCATATCAAATAGTGCCCCGGTGACCCCTCCACTATCATCCCCTACTGCCTCTCGCCCACCTAAGATCCAGAATCTTGACAATGTATTCTGCCACTCACTGTATGCTATGTCTGCCCCTTCTAGCCCCACTAGAGGCCACCACCATGTCCAACCTGCCACTATACCTGAATGCGACGAGTCTGATGCATCGACTGTTGACTCCGGCTGGGGGGCCAGCTCCCAGACAGCAGTCCCTGGGTCACCGACTTTCAACCTTGTCAAGCCCTTTGGTTCGATGAAGGGGACTGCTGTTCTCACATCAGGAGGGATATCCGAGAGGGAACAAGAAGGCACGGAGTTTGAATTTGAGAATAGGTGGGTGAAGCCGTGGGAGGGCGAGAAGATTCACGACGTTGGACCAGATGACATTCAGCTCACTTTGGGAATCGGAGTTGCAACCCCAAAGTGA
- the LOC121974575 gene encoding methyltransferase-like protein 2 isoform X1, which translates to MVEIKNTRSMRTRKFSRNCDGTIWFRLITSSKQRPVACAGPLRAEQKGQRTDIVLSPSLSAPFANLQSNTPASNWRLSASAVQSLAMRREMSDELKSFLDSGIYRLDVDGSKVAFLDPVRVLNRSFSRFKISPSAYYSRSFGCSTDGDESKEDKVFQVTKKRKKRRPARDLNEREEAAEKRHQEARSLLLNAHKAFVQAKELQALLPKLVKCETCLLARKVVELDFIQLGSLWQAPLYEISLRLRKEVLDETGGHEQGENDGSAAHQLFNNLIYNVTNDDVEAEILENCYILPRRSCFYMSDLRQIRNLIPAHSKDGFNFIVIDPPWENGSANQKEVYPTLPNRHFLYLPIKELAHEQGALVALWITNREKLRIFVEKDLFPAWGVRDFSVCYWLKVRSDGSLIGELDFFHHRPYECLLLGYINLQNDDPKTIPSHCLGSNRVIVSIPGDYSRKPPLGVISFCILIKA; encoded by the exons ATGGTGGAAATAAAAAACACGCGCTCGATGCGGACCCGCAAATTTAGCCGAAATTGTGACGGCACGATCTGGTTTCGGTTAATAACATCGAGCAAGCAGCGACCGGTCGCGTGCGCAGGTCCGCTTAGGGCAGAACAGAAGGGGCAGCGGACTGATATCGTTCTTTCTCCCTCCCTCTCTGCTCCGTTTGCGAACTTGCAATCCAATACTCCAGCCTCGAATTGGCGATTGAGTGCAAGCGCCGTGCAGAGTTTAGCAATGCGACGGGAGATGTCGGACGAGCTTAAATCCTTCTTGGACTCCGGTATCTATCGACTTGATGTGGACGGGTCGAAGGTGGCTTTCCTCGACCCCGTCCGTGTCCTCAACCGCTCCTTCTCTCGGTTTAAGATCTCTCCTTCGGCTTACTATTCTCGCTCCTTCGGGTGTTCCACGGATGGAGATGAAAGCAAGGAGGATAAGGTTTTCCAAGTGactaagaagaggaagaaaagacgGCCTGCTCGCGATCTCAATGAGAGGGAAGAGGCTGCGGAGAAGCGCCATCAA GAAGCAAGATCTTTGTTGCTAAACGCGCACAAAGCGTTTGTGCAAGCTAAGGAACTCCAAGCTTTGCTTCCCAAATTGGTGAAATGCGAAACCTGTTTGCTTGCGAGGAAAGTTGTTGAATTGGATTTTATTCAACTTGGAAGCCTATGGCAAGCGCCTCTGTACGAGATATCTCTTCGTCTGAGAAAGGAGGTGTTAGATGAGACAGGAG GTCATGAACAAGGTGAGAATGATGGATCTGCAGCACATCAATTGTTCAATAACTTGATTTATAATGTTACAAATGATGATGTAGAAGCTGAGATTCTAGAAAATTGTTATATATTGCCCAGAAGAAGCTGCTTTTACATG TCTGACTTGAGACAAATCCGCAATCTCATACCAG cTCACTCAAAAGATGGCTTTAACTTTATTGTGATTGATCCTCCTTGGGAAAATGGGAGTGCCAACCAGAAAGAAGT TTACCCAACTTTACCTAACAGACATTTTCTTTATCTTCCTATCAAGGAACTTGCACATGAGCAAGGAGCCCTTGTTGCACTCTGGATTACGAATCGGGAGAAACTTAGAATTTTTGTCGAGAAGGATCTGTTTCCTGCTTGGGGCGTGAGAGATTTTTCTGTGTGTTATTGGTTAAAG GTGAGATCGGATGGATCCTTGATCGGCGAACTGGACTTTTTTCATCACAGACCATATGAATGCCTGCTTCTTGGGTACATAAATTTGCAG AATGATGATCCAAAAACCATTCCATCTCATTGTCTCGGGAGCAACCGAGTTATCGTCAGCATTCCTGGTGATTACTCAAGGAAGCCACCACTTGGCG TTATTTCCTTCTGTATCCTCATCAAAGCTTGA
- the LOC121974575 gene encoding methyltransferase-like protein 2 isoform X2, with translation MVEIKNTRSMRTRKFSRNCDGTIWFRLITSSKQRPVACAGPLRAEQKGQRTDIVLSPSLSAPFANLQSNTPASNWRLSASAVQSLAMRREMSDELKSFLDSGIYRLDVDGSKVAFLDPVRVLNRSFSRFKISPSAYYSRSFGCSTDGDESKEDKVFQVTKKRKKRRPARDLNEREEAAEKRHQEARSLLLNAHKAFVQAKELQALLPKLVKCETCLLARKVVELDFIQLGSLWQAPLYEISLRLRKEVLDETGGHEQGENDGSAAHQLFNNLIYNVTNDDVEAEILENCYILPRRSCFYMSDLRQIRNLIPAHSKDGFNFIVIDPPWENGSANQKEVYPTLPNRHFLYLPIKELAHEQGALVALWITNREKLRIFVEKDLFPAWGVRDFSVCYWLKVRSDGSLIGELDFFHHRPYECLLLGYINLQNDDPKTIPSHCLGSNRVIVSIPVISFCILIKA, from the exons ATGGTGGAAATAAAAAACACGCGCTCGATGCGGACCCGCAAATTTAGCCGAAATTGTGACGGCACGATCTGGTTTCGGTTAATAACATCGAGCAAGCAGCGACCGGTCGCGTGCGCAGGTCCGCTTAGGGCAGAACAGAAGGGGCAGCGGACTGATATCGTTCTTTCTCCCTCCCTCTCTGCTCCGTTTGCGAACTTGCAATCCAATACTCCAGCCTCGAATTGGCGATTGAGTGCAAGCGCCGTGCAGAGTTTAGCAATGCGACGGGAGATGTCGGACGAGCTTAAATCCTTCTTGGACTCCGGTATCTATCGACTTGATGTGGACGGGTCGAAGGTGGCTTTCCTCGACCCCGTCCGTGTCCTCAACCGCTCCTTCTCTCGGTTTAAGATCTCTCCTTCGGCTTACTATTCTCGCTCCTTCGGGTGTTCCACGGATGGAGATGAAAGCAAGGAGGATAAGGTTTTCCAAGTGactaagaagaggaagaaaagacgGCCTGCTCGCGATCTCAATGAGAGGGAAGAGGCTGCGGAGAAGCGCCATCAA GAAGCAAGATCTTTGTTGCTAAACGCGCACAAAGCGTTTGTGCAAGCTAAGGAACTCCAAGCTTTGCTTCCCAAATTGGTGAAATGCGAAACCTGTTTGCTTGCGAGGAAAGTTGTTGAATTGGATTTTATTCAACTTGGAAGCCTATGGCAAGCGCCTCTGTACGAGATATCTCTTCGTCTGAGAAAGGAGGTGTTAGATGAGACAGGAG GTCATGAACAAGGTGAGAATGATGGATCTGCAGCACATCAATTGTTCAATAACTTGATTTATAATGTTACAAATGATGATGTAGAAGCTGAGATTCTAGAAAATTGTTATATATTGCCCAGAAGAAGCTGCTTTTACATG TCTGACTTGAGACAAATCCGCAATCTCATACCAG cTCACTCAAAAGATGGCTTTAACTTTATTGTGATTGATCCTCCTTGGGAAAATGGGAGTGCCAACCAGAAAGAAGT TTACCCAACTTTACCTAACAGACATTTTCTTTATCTTCCTATCAAGGAACTTGCACATGAGCAAGGAGCCCTTGTTGCACTCTGGATTACGAATCGGGAGAAACTTAGAATTTTTGTCGAGAAGGATCTGTTTCCTGCTTGGGGCGTGAGAGATTTTTCTGTGTGTTATTGGTTAAAG GTGAGATCGGATGGATCCTTGATCGGCGAACTGGACTTTTTTCATCACAGACCATATGAATGCCTGCTTCTTGGGTACATAAATTTGCAG AATGATGATCCAAAAACCATTCCATCTCATTGTCTCGGGAGCAACCGAGTTATCGTCAGCATTCCTG TTATTTCCTTCTGTATCCTCATCAAAGCTTGA
- the LOC121974577 gene encoding uncharacterized protein LOC121974577, translating to MAMALPRAPPPRSQLPAEASQPSTAQRSASFPTMPDIIAASRAQGLRLRLQVLGPFFRVRAEGEDGSELGRAEGVVRPWVAGKVLHLDSMRLSRDTLSMDRSIFGLGLFVGAAAVRHGYDQGCRTAQLLAINDSPLFHSKLVRFYTRMGFKVVHEVDGSSMGDLAHMLVWGGRGTRMDADIEQLFLKWAKKFKASRS from the exons ATGGCGATGGCCTTACCCAGAGCGCCCCCTCCTCGCTCCCAGCTACCGGCAGAAGCTTCGCAACCGTCGACCGCCCAGAGGTCTGCGTCGTTCCCCACCATGCCCGACATCATCGCCGCCTCCCGGGCGCAGGGCCTCCGCCTCCGTCTCCAGGTCCTCGGGCCCTTCTTCCGGGTCCGGGCGGAGGGCGAGGACGGGTCCGAGCTGGGGAGGGCGGAGGGCGTCGTACGCCCGTGGGTCGCAGGAAAGGTTCTGCACCTCGACTCCATGAGGCTCAGCCGGGACACCCTCTCCATGGATCGCTCCATCTTCGGCCTCGGCCTCTTCGTCGGTGCCGCCGCCGTCCGCCACGGCTACGACCAGGGCTGCCGCACCGCCCAACTCCTCGCCATCAACGATTCGCCCCTCTTCCACTCCAAG CTTGTGAGATTCTACACGAGGATGGGATTCAAGGTGGTTCATGAAGTGGATGGATCGTCCATGGGGGATTTGGCTCACATGCTGGTGTGGGGAGGGAGAGGAACTCGAATGGATGCCGACATCGAGCAACTTTTTCTCAAATGGGCCAAAAAATTCAAGGCTTCAAGGTCGTAA